TCGTATGTTATGACGCTCTCTTATGAACGACTCTTTTTGACTGTTGCCTCCAGCATGTAAGCAAGGGaacatatttcacttcggGTGCCGGTTGATTTTACTAACGACGTAGCTGATGGCGTCATTTCCTTGTTATTGTCTTCATTTCAGGCATTCCTGGCGTTCTGGCGAGGATCGTTTAGACGACAAACGTTATGTCGTGATGGTGTTTTGCGATATGGAAATGCTCGTTGCTCGTTGGGTTGAAATGATCATCAAGAAGCTGATCACTTGATCGAGGAAGATGTTGATAAGTACATTATTAAAGAACGGAGAAAAGCTTTATATCAGAAAAAGCTACCAATTTTAAAACTGTGAAGGGAAGCTggacagtttttttattacaccataaaattttacaacattcTCGACTTATTTTCATGTACGATGACTCAAACGGCATTTAAAAAGGTGTTATGTGATGGTTGGTGAGTAATTTTATCATACTAAAAACACATCCTCGTTGTGTGATTCGTTGGCATTTGGCAAAATAACTAAGCCGATGCGAGCAGAAAGAATTGATCCCACCAGGGAGGTGGCACAGATCATGTTTCATCTCACCTGCGCCGACTTCTTCTCACCAACGTTTCCAATAGCCTCAACACTACACCTGTACACAGTCGACTGCCGGCTTCGAAGTTTGTGGCCATCGAAAGTGGGCATTGATGCCAAAGTTCGCCACCCGAAAGTGAAACGCCTAGCGCACCCTGGACTAGGGACGTTTGCTCGCTATTTCGtctttgttttccctttcgaCGTCCTAGTTCACCATTTAAGGACGGACAATACACGGGACTCCGTCCCGAGAGCGGGAGAATATTTAGATCAAAACACTGGCCTGCACTGGGCCAGCAAGTGGCGCAAAAGTGTGTCGTGGTTATGTAAAACGCTTCACCCCACAGATCGTTCCCGCCGAGCATTTTGCTCAGGTTTGGCTGCGAGACACTCTAATCTCTATGTTTTATTACGATTTCACTTCCTCATTCGCATGCCGATATATCTTGCCTTCTTGTTCgtggctcacacacacacacgccgggACGCTTCAGCGGGTGAGACCGGGCAAGACCTAGAGAGCGAGCTACCTGCTCAAACCTATTCGCGCGGGCCCCCGACGCGCGTACACTTTCCATCGAGGCCAAACCATCGAGGCCCGGCATAGTAATGCTGCTAAATGTTTCTCGTCTTAGTTCGTGCCTCTTGTGTTTTTACTACTTGACTTTAGCTTTCatttgttcgtgttttttttttctctcgcctCGGTTCTATTTCGATTGTTGTGAGAAGGTATTGCAGCTGTCCAACTTCTTTCCTTGAGGGCTTCGCAATTAGCGTGCTTTCTTTTGTTCAGTGcagagtttgtttgtttttatttcgaagGAAACGGAATCAAGAAGAGAATTGGCGCGTCTGGTTCACGCAACACATCGGTGGGTGTGGAAATCCTGCTGTGAATGTCGGTAACTTCGTCTTCGTCGTTGCTCAAGAATTTGTTCTTCGTTGCGAATTAATGCAAACCAACGTTGCTTCCTACGCTGGTAGATTCCAGGCTTAAACACAATCAAACTCATTCGCTGGAGTAAAAAACGAACAACACCCAAATTTATGTCATCCTGTTTTGGTGgatgaagaatattttatttctaaaccTTGAAATATCAGAATATTTTAATTGGAAAAGTTCTAGAACGAATGTCCAATGCGAATAACCGGTTATATAAGTTTAAACCTTTGATATTTCACTCTGTCGCATGTAGCATTTCTTAATCGAATCCGTTTTTGTGCTCTTATACAAGAACACAATCATTACGCTATCATACATCACTTGAAGATCGGAAAGCTGCTCGCTAAGGTGGTTTTGGTTCCTAAAGTGTTCCTACCAGTTATTACCGTCCCTAATGGCGTGGAGCTTAGACGATGGAGAGATTTTTGTCACAACAGCTTAGCGATGGAAGACACGGTCTCCCAACACATTAAGCCGGCCTGTGTCGCTTCGCTTGGACGATCCAATTATGAGATCGCTATAAGAACTTTATGTCTCGCATTAGCGCACCGGGCCGCTTGGACCGCATCGAACGAGTACCTCATTTGAGATGAACTTGAGTGAAGCAACTAAAGGTCGTTGTGAGCCAGAGTGGGAGCGAGATCGTTCTAAAGAACCGAGATCAGCGTTGTAATGCATGCGCAAAATGGACGCAAGGGTACGTGGAAAGCCTCGACAGCGTAACACTCAGACTAGGTGTTCTCGGCTACGTTCACCTCAATCTCGTACCACAATCACAGAGAGCTTAGTCAACGAGGGTCGGCTTAATTGAGGCCTCCACCTCACCGGAGTGTCGTTCTTGTGCCGGTATTGCGTTGTTTGTTCGTACCCAAACGGAAACAACGCGACCCAAGTCGGAAAAGTTGGTCAACAACAGCGGTTTAAGCGATCTTTCTTGAACAATTACGCGACATCTAATGGGGTGGCGAAGTAGTGGAAGTTCTTGTCATTGAGACAAGTTTCGAGAATCTTAGACATTCCCTCAGTAATTGGAACATACAGTCAAAAGGTTGGATGCATTAATAAAGCAGCTCTCcccacataaaacaaaacaaacgagttCGAACGAATGCGGTAGAACCATTCCCACATCTTGTTGCACTTTCATAAAATCATGCGCAATGCACTTTTCAACAAATGCATCTCGTGCGAAGGTCCATTCCGTAGCCTTCCCGCCATCGCCATCGAAAGGCAAACCCGGGTGGGATGAAAACgaaaagctttatttttttgtactcaTATGGCAAGGACGAATGAATCTATCGGAATCTCGGGCTATCGGTTCCAAACTGGTTGAAACCGGACCGTTTGCATTCGCGTCGTCGTACTTTATTATGCTGCTCTGTGCTGCATTCACTTACGGCACTTCTGTGCGCTCTCCTACTCCTACTTGCTGCACCAATCGATACCTGGCGTAAGTAGTAATTGAATTATAGTCGATGGTATCTTTTCTACCCCTATTCTGGCGCCTTTCGCAGCCAACGAATCGTTCCAGCTTTTGGTAAAGGTGCCACGGTAAAGGAAACTGaaagtaacaacaaaacaggcATATGTACAGAgggatgggggaaaaaatcacGCTGGTAcaaaaacaatggaaaccGGGAGCCGGGAGATTGTAGTCGAATGTCGGCGTCACTAACCTTACCCAAAGACAGCGATCGTCCGTTAAAGTAGACCGGAATGACTCGTTTCGGTGGCGGGAATGTCTGGAGCATGGCGCCGTTGACCTCATTTAACCTGCTGAACGTTGTTTTGCGACGCGGGCGCCATGTTTGTTGGTGCACACGCGGGTCACCAGGCAGAGGTCACAGACCTCGAATGGAACGATGATGAGTTTACAGGTCAACCATTGCTACGCTTACTCGCGTACCGAATTGATCGCGTAGCGCAAACGTATTGCTATGCTGTCACGTTTCAtctcgcttttgtttttcatctcaTTTCCATCatgcattatttgttttattcgtgACTCTGGAATGTAGCCGAGCATAttatgaaacgaaaaacaaaggtGTACGTGCGGTTTTGCACgtgatttaacattttcaagcatttttttgacgcctttcttttaaattaagaGTATAAATatgcatttccttcttggcACAAGGTTACTCACTTATTGGAGTGTAGTTAACAATTTTTCATGCAATGCACAAAAGGTGAGTTTTCTCACTCAACTTCCCTCGCGTTACACAACGacttttgcattgtttttacATCTGCCTTAAAGTTACTCAAATACggagaaaaaataaccaaacgAATCTAAACATTTCGATCTACCGCGGGAAAGGCAATGGGCTGGGTTTCGCGTAACGCTCGTAACCACGTGACGCGGGCTGTCTCGGCTTAAGAAAACGCATGCAGGGCGCGGAAGAGTACGAATGAGAGAACGCGCGTGAGAAGCCATCTTATGCTGCTGAGCTGCGGTACTGGGGCGTTGCACTTGAGGCGAGTGAGAGTGAGTCGCGTGACATAATCTCACTCACTCGATCGCGCCCGATCGAGTGCCTGAAACCTCATTCCGTCGTCAGCCGGGGGGATGATCGAATCGTACCAGTGAATCGTAAGCAGAAACCAtagaagcaacaacagcaacaaatgcAATAGAAAAGCTTCCTCCCTGGTGTTCTCCCCTCTGTGTGGAGAGAGCGAAAGACAGTTCATCCCTTCCCGGTTAACCCTTCGAGTGTCGCAATGCAGCGGCCAGTTTCGGGCTGCAGCGAGATCGAAAGGAGAATCGACATTCGCGTATTAAATAAGCATCGAATGAAACGACGAAAAAGAATGCATACAAGCGTGGAAAACCACGCTCCAGAAGCAGTTGTTGGAAAAGTGTTTGCGAGAAGATTATGTGCGATCGTTTCATACATGTTCGCCGCTCGCAGGCAGTTCGATCATGACGGCAAGACGATCTTGATCCGATCAATTTGGGCCATTGTCGAGatgtgggggtttttttggacTATCTTTATGCGATAATGTGTCTGCGATCGTTTGCTGAAAATTAAATCGATCGCTACAGTTTCACGATCGACGAAAGACTACGGCGGGAGAAAGTGCATTGATGACGGTGTCGTTTAACTTTTCCTCCTTTATTTTTACAAGCGGCACGATAACCAAGCGAGGAAAAGTAATTTAACGACGCTAACGGCCTTGCACTTCCGGGACGGAAAGAAAGCAAGCGAAAGGGCCAAGGATGGGCCCTTCGTAAGGTAATTATCATATCAAGGCGGTCTCCGTGCTTGAACCATTTATCAACCGTGACGTTCCTCTGCTCAGCCGAAAGCAGGAAGTGAAGAAGCCTCTTCTCTTTCGCTGGAAGCAGTTTACCGCTTATCCTGGGAACGGATGCTGCGAACGACCATCTTACGTGGTAGATATCGGACTATCTGGTAATGGGTCTGCTGCCATCCTTCGTTCGTTACGTATTGTTTAGTTTCTATCGATTAAATAACATCAATTTGTTATGTTTGAGCCACTCGATGCCGAGTTGGAACGTGTTTCAAAAGATCTTAGAGAAGATTTCTCCTTTGGGAAGAAATTatctttttaattgaaattgaaattgaacaaaaaaaccaattgaCCCAATTGATAAGGAAACTTAATTGTCTCTTTCTCACCGAagggttattttttgttggataATTGAAGTTATACTCGCTTCTATCGTAATCCTTCCTTTCGGGGGATCTTTCACCTGTTTTCTAATGGCAGCATTTCACCCACTTGGCGATGATTCAACTACCACTTAAAGCAAAAATTGTGAACTTTTGAGTAATAGTCTTGAAATCTTGAAGAATTGTTTAgaacaatcaacaaacaatGCTGTGTAAAACCTGTGTCCAGGTGTTACGTAACTGTTGAATGATCCCTTATCAGTCGTGGAGCCATTATGATGCATTAGCTAAATAAAGCCAGCCGGTTAAAATTAGCCAGCTTGCAGCACCGCCAATCGACGAGTCATAAATTTGCTGCTAATCAATGCAGTCCTGGTGCGTTGTGGTAAAAATAGACACTACCGTGTGGGCAATTCGTGGCGATACCTTTCAATAAGGGTAGTCCAGAAGGAGCGCTGTACGTGACACACCTTCCTTCGAAAACACTTCgagtttttccccctttttctcactctctctccctcttaaGAATGCCAAGCAGGGACGGTTGTcacctgaaggtaggcaaccGATTGGCACACAGGCTCTTCACGGTGGCTTGCCGGTCGACTGCGGTTCCTTGGGTTGACCGTAAAAAgttatgtaaataaattacGCCACCGCCGGCCAATGGTTTGAGTTCGACCGAACTCTGCTTGGAATGGTCTTAGGGCGACATGATCTTGGTATCGAGCCGGGAAACGCTCAAATTGCTTTCCACCCTACGCAGAGGGACAGAGGGCCACGCGTGGTAAAAGAGGCAAAACAGTTCCttgcgtttggtttttggtttcggACCAGGAGGCCAAAAGATTCGATAACAAGCGAATCCGAAACGGCATGCAAAGTTTGTTCTTCTGGTTCATTCCCTCCCCGTCCCGGCTTCGCGTGTCTAATCTGTCTGTTTTACGCAATCGTAAGCAATGACGATCACCTCCATCGTACGCCACCTGATCTGTCTTCCCTTGTTCGGCTCTTGCGCGGTCAAGTTATGGTGGTTGTTTGGTGATTCACCGTCAAGTGATAAGTTTTCCTCATACTCAAAACCCATCAGCGTCAACAAGCCGCCAAACAAACCGCGTCGAAGGTGATGTTGGAACATTCTAGCCCATAGCAGACAGGGCATGTCCATCCACCAATCCAACGCGTTGCGATTCGGAACCGTCCTTGAACGCTCATAATTGTACAAGCGGCAACGATTGAATAGTAATGAACATTACCACCAACCGAGTGCAGTCGCGGGTGTCACGGTGAACAGTTCTTCCGAACCGCAGTTCGAAGTTCCACTTGCAACAAAACGTACGGATAAAATGTCACTCCTCCATTTCGAGGTAGACGCGTGTCAAAACATTTGACGATCGAAGACGATCGATGATGCGGTGCAGCGCTGCGGACGggaattgattgaatttttaatcaacGCGTACGTCAACACATTTCGAAACATTTCCCCGACCTTCCTTGCTGGCGAAGGACTTCGCACCGCAAAGGCGTACGCAATGCATGGAGCGCAGCCGAACAACATACGCGACGATGAAGCGCAAAGCGcaccacacacaccaaaataaACACCCGACGAATTGTCCTACCGGCACGGCCTAGTCGAAcagtttgttgatgttgtgttGAGTAGTATTTGCAAGTTACCAACGCGTCGGGACGGTTATGCGCTGGGTGGAAGCATGATTgcttgtttggtgtttttcaaGTTCAATCCACCAGTTCGCTGCCATCATGCTTTTTTGCATGCGTTTCCTTTACGAGCACGTCCTCCGTCCATGAAATCGATTCGATTCGATGTACGATCGAGTACAGACATGATCTCATAAGGACACACGGTACTGCACTGCATAAGGGATTGGCATGAAGGACGTGCAACGAGCAGTGAAAGGGATCGGGTTAGGTCATGCCCTCTGCTCAAGACGAGCATCGTGCACCGGACGGAAGCAATTAAAAGCCATAGCATAGGTCAGATTCCATGcgatcgttttgtgttttctccGTCGCCGTGGCGCAAGACATCTCAGTCTTGACAAGttgttaaatgttttactttcgACACACTTCGTGAGCATTTTACTTCGCCGTTAACTGTAGTACATGGTCAATAATGAGTTTGTCGGCTTAAGAAGAGAAAGCGAAAGAGTTTTTTTGTCACGttaagagaaataaaacaaaaaaaacatcgctaTCAAGGCAAATCTGTATCTATCTAGCCGTTGCGTAAGCGCGAACATTTAACACACAGTGGAGcggaaattaatttctacaGTCAAAGTTTTTCATGATGGCATTGCACTCACCTCCAACGAAGGCTACAAaaaggatttcttttttggggaaatgtaTCCGTTTGATTGTAAACATATGCTTGGAAGTGATTTGATATAATTCATAATCAGTAAATCTGAAATTGTTTAACATCATTTTTGTAGAAATGTTTTCCGCAATTCACTCAATATGCATGAGCAAACCAGAAATTTAAATGTCTGAACACGTGTGTTGTAGTTGCGTACGAGTGTTGATCGGTTGTATGCAACTTTTAAGCTTTTTTGCGTGCAACTCACcctttttataaaaagctcACCTTTGTGCAGCTCACAACGTGCTGGTACAatacgacaacagcagcaactcaattttctttacgttttttACTAGCAAAAAGTtcactaaaagaaaaaaaatgagtaCCTACACAGTATTTATAAtggattttaaaatacaattctCTATGAAAACACACCCAGTCATCATAAAAGTgcgtaaaaaaagaattaggACACCAAAAATTATTAGCTCACCTtatgattaaatatttatttgcataCTTCACGATTTGATACGATCTCGCTTTGCTAAAATAATTGATCTTCCCTCACGTGCTAACTAAGTGAGATGATCTTCGTTCGTTTACCTGTTGCCCCGTACTAGTTCCACATGTTACcattaatgtaaacaaacaaaaacaaaacatcatcaccaccagcgTTGATCTCGGATCGGTTTCCCCCCAACATTTCGTTGCCATTTctaacaaacacattttttacaacattttacaattttttaaaacactaaCTTCGTTAAACCCACATCCTTTATATTAGGCGTCATCTACACATAGACGCGGATGTTTTGGATGGGAAGGGTATTGGTAATATGGGGTTTTGTAATTTTGAGTCTTATCCATCTACCTACAATGGTCCCTAAATAGTGGAATGTATTGCGGGAATGCGTGTTTAACTTGCTTCACCGGCCACAACTGGCGCGTTGAAGAAGCGCTTTACACTCGCATCGCTTACACATTTGTCTCAATCACATCTTCTATACGTCGCCTATCTATTAATACCATTTGGAGACGGTTCGAACGATGATTTCAAAATCACTCCAAACAGTTTACTAgctgtagtagtagtagtagtagcagcaatAGTTGCAGTAGTaataatagtagtagtagtttaAAACACATCACATTTCATGAGCGCCTCGTCAATCGATTGCTGCTGCCTTCGTTTCATCGTAAatgctccttttttttcatctcaaaTTCAGGCTCTCCTTATTGGCTGCAATGGAACccctccatcatcatcatcatcatcatcgtcatcctgCCTTATCTTTTGTATCGTCCGTGGCGTGCATCCGTGATAGCGCCCCACAGCTCGATGATGAAATCGTCAGTAAAACCAAAAGCCTCCAGATCGGACGCATCGATCGCTTCCGCAAAGTCCATCGagttaattttgttgttaccTAGTTCCCAGATCTGTGCGCAGAAGAAACAGTATATTCATTACATTATATCACGCTCGTTCGAGTAGGTACTTCACACGGGTCTACTCACTTGTGTGGCTAGCTCACTATCGTTGATTCCCATGAAGGAGTCGAGCAGTGAGTTAATGGCATCAATTCCACTTTGCGTAGCATCGTCGTGCTGAAAGGAAAAATTGGCGAATGGCGCGTTAATGCCAGACCCGAGCTTCATGCGTGTTGCAACGTACCTCATCCTCAATGGCTGCGTTTCCATTGGCCTTAAACCGCAGCGTCTCCTTTCCACTGCCGTATCCCTGTTTGCCCGGTTTGCTGCCGGCCGTACCTTTGCGCGGCGCTATTCCCTGGAATCCGCTCTTCATCGGTTCCACCAGACGAATGGTAAACGTCGATCCGGTGGGAATGTCCTTCAGCATTCGGGCCACCTCGTAATGTCGCTTGCCAACCACATTGATACCGTCTAACTTCTCGATGTGATCACCAATCTGGAACGGAGGGAGAGATGAAAGTATTGAAGCCATGAAAGATGAAGCCCTCTGCGCGTGATTTGGTGAATGCAATTGATTGTTATTACGCTGTACCTGTATGTGAGGAATGCGATCGATGACACTGCCACTTTTGATGCGCTTGATGAACGCGTAACCAGCACCGTTGTCCGTAATGGTAAGTCCGAGGGCGTCCTCCGACTTGACGATTTCCACCTCCTTCGGACGACCCTTTTTATGTGCGAAAATGAAATCGTTCAGCCCGATCTGACCGCCCAGCAGATTGCTCATATCGACTTTGTGCGAGTTTAGCGTGCAGAACAGAATCtgaaatttgtaaacaaacaacaaaccaaagtTAAGAAGTAATATTGCGCATaaaagaagcttatttcaATCTCATATTTAAGCCACACCACAATACATCATGGATCACCATGGAACTTTGTTCTAAATGTCTTCTTTCTCTTCATTTACCAGCTTTGCTATCAAACAATACTCGAAGCAAACTTATCCAAAACATTCAGCAACTCTGCAAACGTGTCTCGAAAGATCCACTTCGAACCACCGACTGCAGTTCGTAGCGATCGTGCATACTGAGCAGGCACTCGGGCAACCATCTCGAGAAAAGTGTGATCATCAACTAGGCGCTCTCGCGCATCTCGCACATTTCGCGGAAGGGTGCACTGGCCGACCCCGGGGTGGGGAAATTTGACCCAATGGTCCAACAACGGACCTGAGCAACACAATTCAATGCAACCGATTccttggaaaattttcaatcgtCCATTTTTTCTTCAGTTCATTTTCTCGGTCTCTCTTTCCATCCGTCCTAGCTCCCGTCGCTTTCCATCAGGCGCCATCGGAGGGAAAATCAACCTCCCCTTCCCCTCCACCTCCTCCACAATGCCTCATCACATCGCTGACGTGAGCAGcgcaattttattattattgttattgcaaTCACGTTGCTTGTTTGGTGGATGAAAATTCATCGCGAGTGCCATCCTTCGCCTACGGTTGGCCGACATTAGTTTCCACTGTCCTCTCCACCGATGCCCGTGCGGGTGGTcgatggtttttgggagtttCCTCGTCCGTTTCGCTCGAAATTCCAACCATTTCGCTGTTTGCTTTGTGTCTACGTCCTCTCTCGTCCGGGGCTCTTTGTGTGGCAGTTTCAGGTGAACGGCTTATACGCGGACCACACGCTAATAGGCTTTTCTTCGATgtgctttgttgttttgtgaaaattaTCGATCGGATCACATCAGCGGGAGACATGCGagatattttgaaaatatgtaACACCGACTCCCGATGTGGATTGACTGCTGTATTCAGGTGAGTTGGAACCAAAGCACCAAACGATttgtttatcatcatcatcatagcAGGAAAAAGCATCACAAGCGTGTATCTCTTTCGGGCTCGACTCGAGTGGTTTGCAATTGAGCTGTACTCACTGAGTTAATGAGCGTAATAGAAGCCTTACCTAAGCATTACATGACGATGGGCATGTTTGGGCGATCAATAGAAGGAAACATCttcaaaaatgattttgaaCCAGCTGTCTCTTCACACATCGCGTCGAATGTGTACGTCTCGAAAAGACATAAAAAttgattatgaaaaaattgtcaagaaagcaatcaaaacgaaacaagctGATAAAGCTCCGCACCGGAACGGAGCCATATCTAACCTTGACATACCATCCAAGCGCAGAGAAACGGCCATGTTAAAAGCTATAAAGTAGGAGAAGACTAGAAACCCATAATCGTCACTGATCACACAACTTTCGAGCTGCATACATTACACGTCGTTGCACTTTCGCCCCAAAACACAAATGCGCACATTCGATCTCGATCTTCGGAAAGTTTTCCACCTGcttgttttctgttgttggTTTGGATGCTTTGGTTAGATTGATTTTGGCCTCGGTGCGTTGAACTTTGCGCTGTCCACTGCAAATTAAATACCTTCTCATTTTCCTTCTCATCCCCAGATTCGGAACTTGATGCCACAGCCATTGCTGGGTGTATTGACCAAGCGGAAGTGAACTCAACTGAGTGGAACCATCATGCAAGCGCAGCGCACTAGTTACATTTGTCCGTGTCGTTGGTGGAGACTGTTTCGAGGGACTTCTGTTTGCGAGATTCGGCCCACTATGTAGGTAGTGTCAGGTCGGGTCAGGCCGGAATCTCATACACCACCGTGTGTGCCAAACAGAGCGTGATTCCTATGCTTTGgggttttttatatatgaagGTTTGTATGCGTGGGtagtattttttcccctttagAGGGGTTTACTCTGCTTCTGACTTTGAATCAGGTGTGGTACAATGTAAACGTTCCATCACTTGTTGCCTTGCCCGGGGGGAAATTTAGATAGATgatcttttaattaaaattttattgcgagtaaCATATCTTCTGTAATATTCTGTTCGGCCATAAATCTCCCCGatcttttttcattaa
The DNA window shown above is from Anopheles funestus chromosome 3RL, idAnoFuneDA-416_04, whole genome shotgun sequence and carries:
- the LOC125768243 gene encoding PDZ domain-containing protein GIPC3, whose amino-acid sequence is MPLFNKKSTKISNPSPPMTKDPHAYHDNNNYKNPPIPTAPTIHHDSMSNGGHGESTVTKPQLVFNCQLAHGSPTGFITGFASVKELYQKIAECYDFPMDEILFCTLNSHKVDMSNLLGGQIGLNDFIFAHKKGRPKEVEIVKSEDALGLTITDNGAGYAFIKRIKSGSVIDRIPHIQIGDHIEKLDGINVVGKRHYEVARMLKDIPTGSTFTIRLVEPMKSGFQGIAPRKGTAGSKPGKQGYGSGKETLRFKANGNAAIEDEHDDATQSGIDAINSLLDSFMGINDSELATQIWELGNNKINSMDFAEAIDASDLEAFGFTDDFIIELWGAITDARHGRYKR